The Pyrus communis chromosome 5, drPyrComm1.1, whole genome shotgun sequence region TACAAGGAGTCAAGATGTTGCCGATTTTTGCAAAAAATCTTGTTTTGTTCATGTTCATCACTTGCAACCTCTGCCTCCAAACATGGCATGGGAATTGTTTTGTAGAAAGGCATTTCAGTTTGAATTGGAGGGAAATTGCCCTCCAGAGTTAGAAGATATGTCACGGGAAATCGTTCGAAAGTGCGAAGGACTACCTTTGGCAATTGTTTGCATAGGTGGTCTGCTGTCAACGAAAGATAAAGTGGTCGATGAATGGCGGAAGTTATACAATAGCTTAAGTTCAGAGTTGGAAAGCAATCCCCATCTTACAAGCCTCACAAGAATCCTATCCCTCAGCTATCACCATCTACCATATTACCTCAAATCATGCGTCTTATACTTTGGCATCTTTCCAGAGGACTACTCAATTAGTTGTGTAAGATTGATTCGGTTGTGGATTGCTGAAGGGTTTGTAAAATTGCAGGAAGGCAAGACACTGGAAGAGGTTGGAGAGGAATACTTGACTGAGCTAATTCACAGAAGCTTGGTTCAAGTGTCAAAAGTTTACATGAATGGAAAAGCTCGAAGTTGTAGAGTTCATGATCTGTTGCGCGAAGTCCTCCTTAAAAGGGGTGGGGATTCAAGCTTCTGTCATGTCTTATCGAAAGACAAGTCAACTTTTAAACCAACAAATCGGCGTCTCTCAATCAACGTCAGTCCCTCTGAAGTCTTGGGAAGCATTACACAGTCTCATATTCGTTCTGTGTTTACTTTCAACCAAGAAGAATGGCCCGAGTCTTTCCTCAATACATTGAGGGGAAACTTTCAACTTCTGAAAGTTTTGGATTTCATGGACGCTCCAATCAATCAACTTCCGAAATATGTGGGGGATTTGTATCTCTTGACGTATTTAAGCCTGAGGAATACAAAGGTGGAGTTGCTTCCAGACTCCATAGGCAATCTGAAAAACTTAGAAACTCTGGATCTAAAACAGTCTTTGGTGTATGAAATACCAGCGAAGATCAATAAGCTTGTTAAGCTGCGGTTTCTTTTGGTCTACTATCGTAACTACAGCATGCGTTTTTGCTTGAATAGGGAAAGAGGAGTGAAGATACATGAAGGTATTGGATGCTTACAAGCTTTGCAAAAACTGTACCATGTGGAGGCGAATCATGGAGGGATCAAGCTAATCAAAGAACTGGGAAACTTAAGGCAGCTGCGGAAGTTGGgcctaaaaaaattgaaacgcGAATATGGAAGGGCTCTGTGTGCTTCTATTGAAAAGATGAATCGCCTTGAATCTCTAGATTTAAGTGCAATAAGTGAAGATGAAGTCCTTGATCTAGAATCCATTTCAACTCCACCAGAATTTATTCGGTCTCTGGGCTTGAAGGGGCGTTTAGAGCAGTTGCCAAGTTGGATTTCAAATCTTCAACACCTCGTCAGAGTGGTGATTTATTGGTCAAGGTTGAGAGATTCCCCATTGAAAGCCCTTCAAAATCTACCTAATCTGTTGGATCTTCGTTTGGGACAAATGGGATATGATGGCGTGCAGCTGCATTTTGAGGAAGGAGGATTTCAGAAGCTTAGGAAGCTACAACTCGAGGAAATGGAGGGACTAAATTCACTGATCATAGACAATGGGGTTATGCCTCTTCTCCAAAAGTTTCTCATTGGACCTTGCCCACAGCTGAAGGAGGTGCCATCTGGCATCCACCATCTTCGACATCTGAGAGATCTTGTGTTTGATGACATGACGAAGGAGTTTGCACGACAAATGGATCCAAATAATGGCCCACATTATTGGATTGTTAAACACATACgacttgtttgtttttgttgcagGTCTGGCCCGAGAGATGGCGATTATGAAGTCCACTCCCTGTATGATTCCGATTTTTCGTCTTGGTCGAATGCCTGATTCCAACTTGATCAAAAAAAAATGGGAGTGTCTAAAGACTACAGGTTTATGGGCCGTCAAGATTGAATTGTTAGCTCTGCTGTCCTTGGTTCTTGTGTAGATTGACTGGGAGGGGCTCTTTCTTCttcgctttttttttcttttgtgtgtcgtgcttgggtgtggtcttcttagcatttttcttgtaatttttttttgtggttgcaataaattgtttttaattaaaaattaaaataacaagaCATCATGATCTCAAACATAGAATGCTCCAATGAcatgataaaatttcattaatttttttatgaatgaaTCAAGTTTTTATAGGATATAACTGACAACTATTTACCTCGCATCTTTGCTTTAAAAAGGAATAAAAACCCTTCATATTTTTGTCAGTTTTGTCCCTTGATCACCGATTCAATTAACTGAGAGAGATAATAAGATTGAAGAATATGATTTAGTAAATTAAATCATATATGTGAGTTTTTTCCCATCTCTACTCAAACAAAAGTATAGGTCAAGACCTACGACAATCCATTTCAATTCCACCCGAATCTATTTCGGTTTTCACCACTTGAAGGGGCCTCTAGAGAAGTTGCCAAGTTGGATTCGAAAGCTTCAATAACTCGTCAAGCTACgaatttttttggtcaaggtTGATAGTGCCCCACTGAAAGCCCTTCAAAACCTTCCTAATTTGGTGGAGCTTGGGTTCTGATACAAGGCATATGATGGTGtgcaagtgcattttgaggGAGGGTTTAAGGAACTCGGGTGCTAAAACTCAAGGACTTGTTGCCTGGACTAAACTCATTGATCATAGACAATTGGCCACGCCTCTTCTCCGAGAGTTACAAATTGGGCCTTCCACTCAACTGATGCAGGTGCCCCCTGGCATCCAGTACCTCAGAAATCTAAGCTTTCTTAGATTTTGTTGGCATGCCGAAAGAGTTACAACAAAATATGGACCAAATAATGGGCAGCATTATTGGATTGTTGAACATATACAAGATGTTCTTTTTAGTTACAAGTTCGGACCAAGATGTGGCGTGCATGATGTTTGATGTTTGTGAGGAGTTAATGTGAGCAAGCAACAATGATTGTTTCTCACAACCCAGATAATCAATGCCTACGGTGACTAATTCTCACACTCAAACAAATTAAACGACGGGCCAAGAATTTAAAGATTAAAAATCAATACTcaagtttcaactttcaacGCAATTGAAAAAGGGCAAAAAGCCGAAAACTGAAGGAGAAAAGGCCTTACCAGCTGTACGTAAGACTTTTCCGTGTCGAATGGCTTTCACCATGGAAGGCCTGCCACGATATTGTTTTAGTCTCTTATTAAGGTAATGcttagaaaattaaatttatcgttaaaatttacaaatgagtatatttatcaacgtttaagttataatttaatcatcaatttttagatcatttagtttacaaaattttgtctataaatttagaCACCCTAGCATTACCTCTTTTTAAGGAGGAGTAAGATTCTCTCCATttctaatctctctcttctttcatccatttttattttaaacgGTTACCATTTAGTTAcgtcaatattttgttttgaattttttatatcaataaaaagataaaaaagaggATAGGAGAGGAGGGAAGAGAATGATAATAGAAGAGAAGAGAATTCTActcctaaggccatctccaaccgagggttggCCAGAGGGCTCATTTTAGCTCTCTGgctctccaagaaattaatattttaatgaacagtacagggccatatttgcctccgtctccagcTGAGGGttaaagggccatagggctcgttttagccctgtcacaaaaaaccgtctccaaccgagggtcatagggccaaacataatttattatttaaaaactacaacttaaattcaaatccaacaactaagTGACGTTAGCTAGCCATTGGTAGCTGACATCATGCTGATGTCAGTTagtcgttggatttgaatttttcttttgctataaatagggtggatattagGCTATAATttacacaactttgaattcaatctatttcaattcaatctttttcaattcaagtttgcaatgaattccaactttggatcctctttggattccAACTGGGGATCCTCATCCAATTCTAAATTGGAAGTAAAATGGGCGCAAATGAGACGAAaagatgaggagtctgatgaagaagttcaaataaggcgcaacaaacaaaacagagcaGCAGTCATGGCTGCGGCCATGGTGTGTCagccaactgaggaacaacctcaatggggtggctctattgctggtcgctcttacaaaccacgaaacagagCGATGTCGCATGCCAATTtaatgaacaactacttcaaccccaatTCGGTGTACACATAAGAGGATTTCAAACGTCGCTTCCGGATGAGGCGTCATGTCTTCAAGTGTTTACTTCGTGATGTCCAGCaggtcaatccatactttcgacagAAGTGAGATAGAGCAGGCCGCCatggtttctcacctcatcagaaggttactgTTGCACTCCAAATGATGGCCTATGGCTCCCCAGCTGATTCGATAGATGAAACTCatggtatgtctgagtctacatgccttgatactcttgAACAATTTTGTGACACAATTGCTCAGGTTTACAAAGATGAGTACCTCcgcgagccaaatcaagaagatctgaatCGGCTCCTTCGCAAAGCTGAAGACCGTGGGTTTCCGGGCATGATAGAgtcattagactgcatgcatCGGGATTGGAAGAATTGTCCCACCAGATGGCAATAAGGCTTTAGCGGAAGGTCGAGAAAGCCAAATGttgtgttagaggcggttgcctcatatgacacatggatctggcatgctttctttggagtccctggatcccaaaatgacattatagttcttgggcgttcacccctcttcaataacttgacggaatgtaaagcacctcaacttgactactacatcaacaaccGTTAATACAATATaaggtattacttggcagatggcATCTACCTAAAGTGGCCGACACTTGTCCAAACAATTCCAAACCTTAGGAATAacgcagaaaagttgtttaccttacGCCAAGAGGCATACCAGAAAGATGTTGAGAAAGCTTTTGGTATTCTACATGCACGGTGGAAGATCATTAGTGAACcggcaagagggtggagtcgagaaaatttggactccatcatgatgtcttacatcatattacacaatatgatagtggaggatgagcgagaagagtatattgatggagagtccgatgacgaccaagaaaatccaaataggtcaagaagggctcgtgcaaaaatatatgatgagcttaatttgtctttcaatctaagaactggtagtatctctataaatgagtacataTACGGGGAGTAGATGTGACGTTGGGCGCACTGCTAACTTCTTGATCTCatgactgcggccgaggaaggaataCGTCTCGACCTtcaggttctagagcctgaagataaGACTGCTAATTCTACGAAGTTCAATTTCAAAttcagctttcaatgtgccgaatgtagtaacctagTAACACCTCCATTCGCCGAGAAAGCTGATGAGATGACATCTACCAACAAGGACCCGGAAATCCTTACCGAGACTTAAATAAATAACCAGTCAATCTcgaagcagtgctgtttatccaaactaaaagtGCTCATCGGTCGACTGATTCTAGGACTCCAATGTTGtctatccaaactaaagatgtcgttggttgccttcacagtgttgtctatccaaactgaGAATGTGTTGGCAAGAAGAAAGGGAAAGAGGAAAAAATCTCAGGATTGTTGAGAAACTTAACGTAGAGAAATTTATGTGCTGATTTGAAGGGAGCCTTCTATGGTGTGCGCCactttgtatttatagggtggaATATCTCCTTGGCACGGCCTGATGGTGTTTGTAGAGTCCAATCAGCAATCTAACAACAGGGAACATCATCGTATAGTCAAACTTTATCACAAGTTCTGCGCACCATATCTCACTACCGTCCACTTTCACCAATTCTTATCTCTTCAAAACCCATCTACTCACATCACGTCACCATTCCAATTATCTTTTGGTAATCATTAGATATCACCATTACCGAGATAACCTGCATGCATGGTTCGGTTCTGAGCAAATTCGGTCCTCATCCACCTTTGCTATCTTTATCACCATTTCCAACTGCTAATTGTGTTATTCATGAAATGCATGGAAAATAGTCTCTTAACCCGCCACGTTAGCTTTCAAACCAATCATCATGTAAGTGTAGCAATTCGAACTGGAAATTCCAAAAATATATTTCATAATTACTACGAAAATCCAATAGTAATATctagaaaaaatatgaaatccaacggtctagaaccCGCTCATTTAACGCTCTAGATTGCTCAGGGTGATATTGTAAAATCAGGTCCAAACAGATATATTTGGAATACATAATATGTGTTTGTACTTGTATCATTGCATGCAAATGTAGAAAAATAGTTCTTCATTGTTGTTAAATTTGATATATTTGTCTACAAAtggaattaaaattcaaaaaaaaaaaaaatcaaaatttcttATTGGCTTATCTggcttgaaaattaaaaaaacgtgAGGTTCTTATGTCATTTGGTCTGAATATTCTAGAATTAACTGGCTCATAGTATCAAAATTCAACCCCCAAAGGTTTAGATGCATCCTATGAGTCTATACCCTTAAAAACTCCCATTTAGTTGGGCACAACGAACGAATATGTAAGGTGAGGGACCACAAAACAAGTGTTTGGGGTAATGGAATGGAGCCCACCATTTTGAAATTCCAGGCGGACGGAACATTTCTCTCAACCTTGGGCGCGAAGAAaagtcctcctcctcctctttcttcGTCGTCTTTCCTTTTGTTGGTGCGTTTGCCCTCTTAAAACCAATCCAAAATTATCGCCCAAAACAAATATCCAAtcttccatttcttcttcttcacataTCAGAAGTTTCAATTAGGGTTTCACTTTAACCTTAATCAAAACTtctacatacatatatacatatacacatatttatatataatctctctctctctctctctctgtgtttcgGAATTTTGATTTCCCGGGAAAGTTTGAATCCCGGTCGTTTCTTCGAAAGTCCCCGAAAGCTTTTCAAGAACGCGAGAATCAGCAATGGAGTAAAACATTCCAGAATATTATGACataaattacttttaaaattcGCTGGCTCATTTGCCTGAAAGCTGGTTcagagggagggggagagagagatggacgAAGAAATGGTGGACTTCGTTAGGGAGGCTTTCGAGGGGGGAGAAATTGACATGGACTATGAATTCGATGCGCCCAGGTTCTACGATTTCACTTGGCCGAAGACTGGTCGGGAGGCCGAGGAGGCGGAGGAATGGTTCCTGTCAGCAGGAGGTTATCAGCCCTCGCGTAAGCGTTTTCAGAAACATTGGTTTGCACTTCTCCTTGTCATGTCCCAAAACAACGAATTTTTTGATCATTTT contains the following coding sequences:
- the LOC137734105 gene encoding disease resistance protein RPM1-like, translated to MAEQIVCFVIDKLIQLLITTEANLSRDVRKEVGFIKDELESIRSFLKDADAKAAADGETTNDSVKTWVNQVREAAFYIEDVIDEYLLRITRHHQDPGFIRFFHKIIWLAKKTRSQDGIVSKVDHMKQLVRDIQERRKRYELSSIDQQGGDNGEKTLLRHDPRVASLFIEEAEVVGIEPARAKLTNLLVGGAPRREVISVVGMGGLGKTTLAKKVYDNQAVLDQFDCYAWIMVSQTYKVEDLLRTVIKRLYKSGKQNLPEGIDTMDKESLIRKSREYLQEKRYVVVFDDVWEVDFWGAIEHALPDNKGGRIMITTRSQDVADFCKKSCFVHVHHLQPLPPNMAWELFCRKAFQFELEGNCPPELEDMSREIVRKCEGLPLAIVCIGGLLSTKDKVVDEWRKLYNSLSSELESNPHLTSLTRILSLSYHHLPYYLKSCVLYFGIFPEDYSISCVRLIRLWIAEGFVKLQEGKTLEEVGEEYLTELIHRSLVQVSKVYMNGKARSCRVHDLLREVLLKRGGDSSFCHVLSKDKSTFKPTNRRLSINVSPSEVLGSITQSHIRSVFTFNQEEWPESFLNTLRGNFQLLKVLDFMDAPINQLPKYVGDLYLLTYLSLRNTKVELLPDSIGNLKNLETLDLKQSLVYEIPAKINKLVKLRFLLVYYRNYSMRFCLNRERGVKIHEGIGCLQALQKLYHVEANHGGIKLIKELGNLRQLRKLGLKKLKREYGRALCASIEKMNRLESLDLSAISEDEVLDLESISTPPEFIRSLGLKGRLEQLPSWISNLQHLVRVVIYWSRLRDSPLKALQNLPNLLDLRLGQMGYDGVQLHFEEGGFQKLRKLQLEEMEGLNSLIIDNGVMPLLQKFLIGPCPQLKEVPSGIHHLRHLRDLVFDDMTKEFARQMDPNNGPHYWIVKHIRLVCFCCRSGPRDGDYEVHSLYDSDFSSWSNA